Proteins from one Bactrocera neohumeralis isolate Rockhampton chromosome 3, APGP_CSIRO_Bneo_wtdbg2-racon-allhic-juicebox.fasta_v2, whole genome shotgun sequence genomic window:
- the LOC126752891 gene encoding phospholipid-transporting ATPase ABCA3-like produces the protein MSSDGSALSTGRSEEQLEPTNYNWLRFKWMFWKDCFMHWNTRWEFLVALLMPSLCALIVIILRFNISAEHITAMPFRIEDIDANWKRLLDIIVGRQSAIEKYLGAPSYNVYAPQLVIAYAPDFEAIVNIMALTDRLQLRSDQYISYKTCEELRAKMATEYYLAGICFHEGVFNIESESIYKIGIYPNRLEYTIIFPSELRLYKEYIGETWDTRYLFPNVEKHERHMGFVPYLGEGFILIQKTISEAYIYLTCNKSLSDELFLRRFPIAEHYYDPLSEALELRLSLVLAVAYICTLLYLLRILINEREAQLHSLLAIFDVTYFIQFYSWFVFSLISISISTTLLLIILKIPWNSGFGVFSKSSYTCLFALFTAFNINTLSYCYMIFKLFHNSHMAICAAPTIWIMLYAPFAIGNHTSPLSDVLHPYISLLGNTAFALALQNLFRLQTHDGLNWSNFFRDDGHSVYYSIGSYSLIMCGTSIIQALIGIFAPIIGRTLSKLSKVFKRKPQRIRVSTDSNRFSKTIIFEVRANYKAPAVDVMALTVQVGDTIIIEDLSFSLYEDEITMLMGHNGSGKTTLLEVIAGFKRPTSGKIDFKGDTLNKEYGSPRDFIGICFSDSLLFCNLYVKHQLMLFGRLKGLNPTDLTKEVHKYLVALELDGEQYTLTENLTCGQRTKLAVSCALIGGSKIVLLDDVVLKLDVCDYKLIWKLLEREKFGRVILVSTNLSREPELHADNIIMLAQGRLSCSGTAQFLKSMYCFGCHLLISKSEECKSEEVTQLLSQFIPDIVAACDLVLELSYHIESSNVEVLETVIRALENAKEELGIINITIIETPVEELFCKLGAERPAYDDRKRYYRIFNGQSIVTDDCNEEAIFMKTNIHRKVGVYEKLYNQWTAMFYKLFIIDSTYYILIATVLPIFCLFFCATVMIPYMKVVPVLDNGINDYKEGITLLNIGAEPDSAMQSFVETYNRYMYWRNSNIKIKNIKNQYINDYIMNLEREEGQSHLNVNMILGLSIRNHVIGWFNGYLPNVAPVLLDILHNVYLWDLLNTTNAKLNVSLDLLPPESNVNMREISPMRFNMGSRIAFHMALIMCYLYSVRSINLVSERISEFESLQRLAGSDGINYWISIFIFDIIKICIALTIITFLGWSVLPSKYITPLLFRWCFGLLLLASTAVAMTNYVLSALFFKNSFGAYLKISSIHVIGIVFFTVFSRDFKPYADHLLFIPRIFPLYSFCRAIENLYDFNVRSQVCKVENINIASVVLGRCQRIPNCCETPKISVDEDMFYLWMIIAISWYILCIYEYRYFFKTSIPYDNYERALEEYKRRHASDANEPDNVTAEAIHVQTLRPRLRYYYSVICENLGYIWKGKLLVDRLSLTIKPGEKFGIIGTNCNYTNALLRLIAGQYHPSFGRVCINSVQITEERNKALAHIGYVPTVGFVQPQMTCYQVLKTFCILYGYPRHQINDIIEDFSKHFGLHSHYHKRLSQCSSGIRERISYSIAILKQPALLCIGNFSWSVDPHGRRQLYRLIDGLRKRGTAIAITSVMNTYTEILCTKIAVMHEGQLLHIGRPEQVAEAVVAGYSVSMRMKKQVHTPHGVTLKVYFRLTAFMDKTFPNSRLVQEGTIMQFVIPYQSTTLAVIFKTLRLNSFQLNIESLSITSLNMNYIFEQIAEEATKSRFT, from the exons ATGTCATCGGACGGCTCAGCGCTGAGCACCGGACGCTCCGAAGAGCAATTGGAGCCGACCAACTACAATTGGCTacgcttcaaatggatgttttgGAAAGACTGCTTTATGCACTGGAATACGCGTTGGGAGTTTCTTGTCGCGCTGCTAATGCCGAGCCTTTGTGCGCTCATTGTCATCATACTGCGGTTTAATATTTCGGCTGAGCACATAACAGCCATGCCGTTTAGAATCGAGGATATTGATGCAAATTGGAAACGTTTGTTGGACATCATTGTGGGGCGTCAAAgtgcaattgaaaaatatttgggcGC TCCTTCGTATAATGTGTACGCACCACAGCTTGTGATTGCCTATGCGCCAGATTTTGAGGCAATCGTTAATATTATGGCGTTGACGGACAGACTACAATTAAGAAGTGATCAATATATTAGTTACAAAACATGTGAAGAACTACGCGCGAAGATGGCAACTGAGTACTATCTGGCCGGCATTTGTTTTCACGAAGGCGTCTTTAATATTGAATCGGAatccatatataaaattggCATATATCCGAATCGATTGGagtatacaattatttttccaAGCGAATTGCGTTTATATAAGGAATATATAGGCGAAACTTGGGATACCAGATATTTATTTCCGAATGTTGAGAAGCACGAGCGGCACATGGGCTTCGTGCCTTATTTGGGTGAAGGCTTCATTTTGATACAGAAAACAATTTCCGAAGCTTATATTTATTTGACATGCAACAAATCGCTGAGCGATGAACTATTTCTGCGACGCTTTCCAATAGCCGAACACTATTACGATCCACTTTCCGAAGCGTTGGAACTACGCCTATCGCTGGTATTAGCTGTCGCATATATTTGCACGCTCTTATATTTGCTAAGG ATTCTAATCAATGAGCGTGAAGCCCAATTGCATTCCTTATTGGCGATTTTCGATGTGACGTACTTCATACAATTCTATAGCTGGTTCGTGTTCTCGCTGATTTCTATATCCATTAGCACCACTTTgctgttaataattttaaag ATTCCTTGGAACAGTGGTTTCGGTGTCTTCAGTAAATCTTCGTACACTTGCTTATTTGCTCTCTTCACCGCGTTTAATATAAATACACTCAGCTACTGCTATATGATATTTAAACTGTTTCATAACTCTCATATGGCGATTTGTGCCGCACCTACTATCTGGATCATGTTGTATGCACCTTTTGCCATTGGCAATCATACGTCACCGTTGAGCGATGTTTTACATCCATACATATCTTTACTTGGCAATACGGCATTTGCATTGGCATTGCAAAATCTATTTAGACTTCAAACCCACGATGGTCTGAATTGGTCGAATTTCTTTAGAGACGATGGGCATTCGGTTTACTACAGCATCGGCTCTTACTCGTTGATAATGTGTGGTACGAGCATAATTCAAGCTTTGATTGGCATATTCGCACCGATTATTGGACGAACTTTGAGCAAACTTTCGAAAGTATTTAAACGCAAGCCACAACGCATACGCGTTAGCACAGACAGTAATCGTTTTTCGAAAACCATCATATTTGAGGTTAGAGCAAATTATAAAGCACCCGCCGTGGATGTGATGGCACTCACAGTGCAAGTCGGCGATACAATCATTATAGAGGATctttcattcagtttgtatgaggaTGAAATCACTATGCTGATGGGTCATAACGGTAGTGGCAAAACCACATTATTAGAAGTTATTGCCGGTTTTAAACGACCGACGTCGGGCAAAATCGATTTTAAGGGCGACACTCTAAATAAAGAATATGGCAGCCCACGCGATTTTATTGGTATCTGCTTCAGCGATTCGTTGCTTTTTTGTAATCTGTATGTCAAACATCAGTTAATGTTATTTGGCCGTTTGAAAGGTTTAAATCCAACTGATCTAACCAAAGAGGTGCATAAGTATTTGGTCGCTTTAGAACTTGACGGCGAACAGTATACGCTTACCGAGAATTTGACATGTGGTCAGAGAACCAAATTGGCTGTTTCTTGTGCGCTTATTGGCGGCAGTAAGATTGTTCTACTGGATGATGTTGTTCTGAAATTAGATGTGTGTGACTATAAACTTATTTGGAAACTATTGGAACGTGAGAAATTCGGACGTGTAATATTGGTGTCGACAAATTTAAGTCGTGAACCGGAGTTGCATGcagataatattattatgttGGCTCAAGGACGTTTGAGTTGTTCGGGAACAGCGCAGTTTCTTAAATCCATGTATTGCTTTGGTTGTCATTTG CTTATATCCAAATCTGAAGAATGTAAGTCGGAAGAAGTTACCCAACTGCTAAGCCAATTCATACCGGACATTGTGGCAGCCTGCGACCTTGTGCTGGAATTATCCTATCACATTGAATCGTCTAACGTTGAAGTGCTCGAAACTGTGATCAGGGCATTGGAAAATGCCAAAGAGGAGCTAGGCATCATCAATATAACGATTATCGAGACACCAGTTGAGGAGCTCTTTTGTAAGCTAGGTGCTGAACGACCCGCATACGATGACCGTAAACGTTACTATAGAATTTTCAATGGTCAGAGCATTGTTACCGATGACTGCAATGAAGAAGCAATTTTcatgaaaacaaatatacacCGTAAAGTCGGTGTCTATGAGAAGTTATACAATCAATGGACTGCAATGTTTTACAAACTATTTATTATTGATAGTACATATTATATTCTGATTGCTACAGTGCTACcgatattttgcttatttttctgCGCAACAGTTATGATACCTTATATGAAAGTAGTACCGGTTTTGGACAACGGCATTAATGATTACAAAGAGGGAATTACACTGCTCAATATTGGCGCGGAGCCCGATAGTGCCATGCAATCCTTTGTCGAAACCTATAATCGCTACATGTATTGGCGAAATAgtaatataaagataaaaaacattaaaaatcaaTACATTAATGATTACATAATGAATCTCGAACGCGAGGAGGGTCAAAGTCATTTGAATGTAAACATGATACTTGGCTTGTCCATACGTAATCATGTGATTGGCTGGTTTAATGGTTATTTGCCAAATGTCGCGCCGGTTCTTTTAGACATTCTGCACAACGTGTACCTTTG GGACTTGCTGAACACGACCAATGCCAAACTAAATGTTTCGTTGGATTTGTTACCACCAGAGAGTAATGTTAACATGAGAGAAATATCTCCAATGCGTTTCAACATGGGCAGCAGAATAGCATTCCATATGGCGCTGATCATGTGTTACTTGTACTCCGTACGTTCCATCAATTTGGTCTCAGAACGTATAAGCGAATTTGAAAGCTTACAACGCTTGGCTGGTTCAGATGGAATTAATTATTGGATatccatatttatttttgatataatcaAAATTTGCATTGCTTTGACAATTATCACATTCTTGGGTTGGTCGGTGTTGCCGTCAAAATATATAACACCGCTACTTTTCC GCTGGTGCTTTGGTTTGCTGTTGCTGGCGAGCACTGCTGTGGCTATGACAAACTATGTTTTGAGTGcgctattttttaaaaacagtttCGGCGCATACTTGAAAATTTCCTCAATACATGTCATTGGCATCGTATTCTTTACAGTGTTTTCCAGAGACTTCAAACCTTATGCCGATCATTTACTATTCATACCACGCATATTTCCATTATATTCATTTTGTCGAGCTATTGAGAACCTCTACGATTTCAATGTACGAAGTCAAGTTTGCAAagtggaaaatataaatattgcttcTGTGGTTTTGGGGCGTTGTCAACGGATTCCCAACTGTTGTG AAACACCTAAAATTTCGGTGGACGAAGATATGTTTTACTTATGGATGATTATAGCTATCTCTTGGTACATATTATGCATATATGAGTACAGGTATTTCTTCAAGACCAGCATACCCTATGACAACTA CGAGCGTGCATTAGAAGAATACAAACGACGACATGCTAGCGATGCCAACGAGCCGGACAACGTCACAGCCGAGGCCATACACGTCCAGACACTTCGTCCCCGTTTACGCTATTACTATTCCGTAATTTGTGAGAACTTGGGTTATATTTGGAAAGGGAAACTTTTGGTGGATCGACTATCTTTAACAATTAAACC TGGTGAAAAGTTCGGTATCATCGGCACTAACTGTAATTATACGAATGCATTACTAAGACTCATCGCTGGTCAGTATCATCCAAGTTTTGGACGCGTCTGCATTAATAGTGTACAAATTACAGAAGAGCGCAATAAAGCGCTCGCCCATATCGGTTATGTACCCACGGTGGGTTTCGTACAGCCGCAAATGACTTGCTATCAGGTTTTGAAGACATTTTGCATACTCTATGGCTACCCACGCCACCAAATCAACGATATTATTGAGGATTTCTCCAAGCATTTTGGCTTACACTCACATTATCACAAGCGTTTGTCACAGTGTAGTTCGGGTATAAGAGAGCGCATTTCCTATTCCATAGCAATTTTGAAACAGCCCGCACTATTGTGTATCGGTAATTTTAGTTGGAGTGTGGATCCACATGGCAGACGTCAACTGTATCGTCTGATCGATGGTTTGCGTAAACGTGGCACCGCCATAGCGATTACGTCTGTTATGAACACTTATACCGAGATACTGTGCACAAAAATTGCGGTCATGCACGAAGGTCAGCTTTTGCATATCGGGCGACCGGAGCAAGTAGCTGAAGCGGTGGTCGCGGGTTACTCGGTTTCAATGCGTATGAAGAAGCAGGTGCATACGCCGCACGGCGTCACATTGAAGGTGTACTTTCGCTTAACTGCTTTTATGGATAAAACATTCCCGAATTCTAGATTAGT GCAAGAGGGTACTATTATGCAATTCGTCATTCCATATCAGAGCACGACGTTGGCTGTTATATTTAAGACATTGCGCTTGAATTCATTTCAGCTGAATATTGAGAGTTTGTCGATCACTTCGCTCAATATGAATTACATATTCGAACAGATAGCTGAGGAGGCTACGAAATCGAGGTTCACTTAA